A portion of the Ferrimonas lipolytica genome contains these proteins:
- the rpmC gene encoding 50S ribosomal protein L29, with protein MKAQDLREKSVEELNAELLNLLREQFNLRMQNATGQLKATHEMKKVRRNIARVKTILTQKAGA; from the coding sequence ATGAAAGCACAAGATCTGCGTGAAAAAAGCGTTGAAGAACTGAATGCGGAGCTGTTAAACCTGCTGCGTGAACAGTTCAACCTGCGTATGCAGAACGCGACTGGTCAGTTGAAAGCGACCCACGAAATGAAGAAGGTACGCCGTAACATTGCGCGCGTGAAAACCATTCTTACTCAGAAGGCAGGTGCGTAA
- the rpsQ gene encoding 30S ribosomal protein S17: protein MSDTKRTLQGRVISDKMDKSITVAIERKVKHPIYGKFMNRTTKVHAHDETNQCGIGDLVEIKECRPLSKTKSWMLVSVVEKA, encoded by the coding sequence ATGTCTGATACTAAACGTACTCTTCAGGGTCGTGTAATCAGCGACAAGATGGACAAGTCCATCACCGTAGCCATCGAGCGCAAAGTTAAGCACCCGATCTACGGTAAATTCATGAACCGTACTACTAAAGTACACGCTCATGATGAAACCAACCAGTGTGGCATCGGCGATCTCGTTGAGATCAAAGAGTGTCGTCCACTGTCTAAGACTAAGTCTTGGATGTTGGTTAGCGTTGTAGAAAAAGCTTAA
- the rplN gene encoding 50S ribosomal protein L14, with protein sequence MIQMQSVLDVADNSGARSVQCIKVLGGSHRRYAHIGDIIKVSVKESIPRGKAKKGDVFNAVVVRTKKGVRRPDGSVIRFDRNAAVLLNASNQPIGTRIFGPVTRELRNEQFMKIVSLAPEVL encoded by the coding sequence ATGATCCAAATGCAATCTGTGCTGGACGTTGCCGATAATTCCGGTGCGCGCAGCGTACAGTGTATTAAGGTCTTGGGTGGCTCTCACCGTCGTTACGCCCATATTGGCGATATCATCAAGGTTTCTGTTAAGGAATCTATTCCTCGCGGTAAAGCGAAGAAAGGTGATGTATTTAACGCGGTGGTAGTACGCACCAAGAAGGGCGTACGTCGTCCTGACGGTTCTGTCATTCGCTTTGACCGTAACGCTGCTGTTTTGCTTAACGCAAGCAACCAGCCGATCGGAACTCGTATCTTTGGCCCTGTGACTCGTGAACTTCGTAATGAACAGTTCATGAAAATTGTGTCACTAGCGCCTGAAGTACTGTAA
- the rplX gene encoding 50S ribosomal protein L24 yields the protein MAAKIRRNDEVIVLTGKDKGKRGKVSQVLTTGKLLVEGVNLVKKHQKPNPQLGVQGGIVEKEAPIHASNVALVNPATGKADRVGFRVEDGAKVRFFKSNNELVK from the coding sequence ATGGCAGCAAAAATCCGTCGCAATGACGAAGTAATCGTACTGACCGGTAAAGACAAGGGCAAACGCGGTAAAGTTTCCCAAGTTTTGACCACAGGTAAGTTACTGGTCGAAGGCGTAAACCTGGTAAAGAAACACCAGAAACCTAACCCACAGTTAGGTGTTCAAGGTGGAATTGTTGAGAAAGAAGCCCCTATCCACGCCTCCAACGTGGCTCTGGTTAACCCTGCTACTGGCAAGGCTGACCGCGTAGGTTTCCGTGTTGAAGATGGTGCGAAAGTACGTTTCTTCAAATCCAACAACGAACTCGTTAAGTAA